In the Magnolia sinica isolate HGM2019 chromosome 15, MsV1, whole genome shotgun sequence genome, one interval contains:
- the LOC131226634 gene encoding uncharacterized protein LOC131226634, which yields MAEEGPMNGCCMNIEKQLIFDDGKESEGTTLCEVADAHGFCAICLERIPLEETALVKGCEHAYCVTCILIWATYSKNPSCPQCKHPFQSLNVHRSLDGCIHDYMLEESVCLLLRAAWFVPLTLEIQEEAYEEQEDVYLQYEDDDDGDDLDETYFSSSSTIRIGNRRWGDNGYVRAGRKEARPISREHIQDPTAGSSHSQRNREASKDVTGRRAKRAMKREAADKAAAAKHQQHLQRLGRK from the exons ATGGCGGAAGAAGGGCCAATGAACGGTTGCtgtatgaacattgaaaaacAACTG ATCTTTGATGATGGGAAGGAGTCTGAGGGCACCACCTTGTGTGAAGTGGCTGATGCTCATGGGTTCTGTGCGATCTGTTTAGAAAGGATACCCCTTGAGGAGACTGCGCTTGTAAAAGGTTGCGAGCATGCTTACTG TGTGACATGCATCCtgatatgggccacatatagTAAAAATCCTTCCTGCCCTCAGTGTAAGCATCCGTTTCAGTCTCTGAATGTTCATCGCTCTCTAGATGGCTG TATTCATGATTACATGTTGGAGGAGAGCGTTTGCCTGCTTCTTAGAGCTGCTTGGTTTGTGCCATTGACATTGGAGATTCAGGAAGAAGCATATGAAGAACAGGAAGATGTGTATCTtcagtatgaggatgatgatgatggcgatgATCTGGATGAAACTTACTTTAGCAGTTCATCAACTATCCGTATTGGTAACAGGAGGTGGGGTGATAATGGTTACGTTAGGGCAGGGCGGAAGGAGGCAAGGCCCATCAGTCGAGAACATATCCAGGACCCAACCGCTGGCTCCTCACACAGTCAGAGGAATAGGGAGGCATCAAAAGATGTGACGGGGCGGCGTGCTAAGCGGGCCATGAAGCGTGAAGCTGCAGATAAGGCAGCTGCTGCCAAGCACCAGCAACACTTGCAAAGGTTGGGCCGCAAGTGA